GTCAAGAGCCTGCATGTGGCCAGTACCCGccaggaacctgtgcagccccTGCTGTGCAAACAGCCACTCTTCAGTGCTGGAACTCGCCGCACGGTGCTCACGCCTAGCCGCCGAGTCCTGCCTGGCCCCGGCCGCCGGCCCCAGCTGGACCTGGACATCCTGAGCAGCCTCATCAACTTGTGTGATAGTCCTGTGTCCCCTGCTGAGGCCAGCCGTACCCCCGGACGGTCAGAGGGGGCCCGCCAggctcccccagccaccccccgACGCCCACCACCCAGTATTGCTGCAGTCCGCCGAGTGGATGTCCTTCCCCTGCCAGCGtcacctgcccagccctgcccatcacCAGGCACTGCCGCCACCTCTAGCCCGGCCCGGCCCCCAGGTTTGCAACGCTCCAAGTCAGACCTGAGTGAGCGCTTCTCCCGGGCAGCAGCTGACCTGGAGCGATTTTTTAACTTCTGCGGCCTGGACCAGGAGGAGGCACGGGGATTGGGTGTGGCCCACCTAGCCCGGGCCAACTCAGACATCGTGTCCCTGGCTGGGCCCAGTGCTGGGCCGGCTAGCTCCGAGGGGGGCTGCTCCCGCCGCAGCTCTGCCACCATCGAGGAGCTGGCTCGGGAGCGCGTCCCCTATGGTGTGTCAGTGATAGAGCGCAACGCCCGGGTGATCAAATGGCTGTATGGGTTGCGACAAGCGCGGGAGACTCCAGCAGCTGAGGGCTAGGTCTCCATGGGACTCGACATTCGCCACGGGACAGATCTTAGAGAAGCCATAGGCCCCTTGACCTCTCCTGCATCCATTCCCTGGCTTGGGGCAGACCAGAGGCTGCTGCCTCGTGTGAACTTGCTATAGAGGCAAAGGCTCAGAGGCTGGACCAGCATCCATCTGACAAGGACTGACCCGGAGAGAGTTGGCTCTTGACTTTGGACTACCGCCTACGCCTCACGTGTAGGGTTTTGACATGGATGTACCCCTGCTTGTAGGTTTGGATTTGGGGCACTTAGCCCTTCCCACTGAGAGTGAGGGACTAAGGGATCTCACCAGAGCTGTCTGCCCAGcagctctgtttctttcttccttccttggccTCTGTCCTTTACTGACTTCCTCTTCCTTACCCAGTGGGCCTTGGTTCCCTGGGAACTcaccctggggtgggggtaggaagGAGTGGCCTATCCACATTCTTCAAGGGGCTTGCCAGCCTGGGCCTAGGTGGGTAGACTACAGAAAGGACTGGTAGGAGTCTGCACTGCTCTGACTTCCCTCCTCTTGGTTAATAAACACAAATGCTTGTTTTTCAAGGGCTGGGTCATCAGACTCTTCTGTGTACacaaggggaaggggtgggggaagtcTTGGGGTGGGGCCTTCAAAACTCAGTGATTGTCCACCCCAGTATCTGGGGGGGGCATGAGGCCAGTGGCTGGCTCTGCCTGAGGCTTGCCTCACAGGGCACCCTCATAACCCCTCTGGGAGGCTAGCTGATGGGCCTCTTTCATAGTGGAGGATGCTGGGTCTGGCCACAGAGTGAATCGGGAAAGAACTGGGAAGAGGACTGGGGACTTGCCCCTGCACCAGGAAGGGGACCTGCCTGGGAAAGGCTGACAGGTACATGGACCCTCCCCAACCGTTAAGTGTTCTGCCCTTTCCCATCCCAGCCCAGTTCCCAAGAGggcaggaagctcagagagggcaagcccTGAACTTGAGGTCACACAGGCCATTGATTGGAGATTGGAAGTGGAAGTTCTTAGAGGAAGAGGGACTTGAGGTGGATAGCAAAAATGAGTGGCCTTGCCTCCAACTCTAGGTGACCCTCGGCAAGCCAGTCCtccctctgtgggcctcagtggGAGAGTTGGAGGCATGGTCCTGtttgggttgggggaaggggaaggaggtggcTGGCACTGGGCTTTGAGGTCTCGGCTCCTTCCTGTCTCCCTCCAGGTTAGTTACCTGCTAGGAGACCCCTGTCCCCCACCCTTGGCTGGTGAAGCAGCCAGGGCCGGGCACACAAAGGGTGAAAGCCTGGGTGGCCTCTGTATCCCCTCTTCCCGCGGgggggtggcagggctgggtggtGCTTCCTCTCCCGCAGGCTGCCTGGGCTGCAGCACTCAGAAACAGGAAGCTCTAATGGGGGCCCTGGTGACAGGTTTGATGTAGGTTTTATTTTAAGCATAAAGAGGAGATTTCCGTTGGGCTGTTGACAAACATCCAGGTCAGCccagctgtctgtctgtctgacaGTCCACAACCAGTCCCCAGGGGACTTGGCTGGGCCTGGGCCATTTGGGGAAACAAGGGGAAATCGGGTTATAGAGAGGATGGTGTTCAAATTCATGAGAATGGAGTTCACCCCTCATGATACAGacggggagactgaggcacaggagGGGAATGACCCACCATAGGCTCCCAGCAAGTTTGGCAACGCAGGAGCTGCGCCTCCTGGTCCCCATGTTAAAGGAGTGATGGGGTCAGGGGGATAATCTGGGTAAGCTCTGCAGAGGTCATGTCCTTTGAGGTGTCAAAGAGCTTTCCCTCCAAGGCAACCCAGCGAGAATTCGGTGCTAAGTGTTGCCCCTTGCCATGAGCTGCCAGACCCCCAGAAACACAAGAAGGCCGGAGTGTTGGCTGCATTTTACATGTGAAGAAATTGAGGTTCGGGTCACAGGACTGTTAGTGATGGGCTGGGAGACCCCTTGTTCCTGGAGGAAGTTTAAGTGCTGGGCTCAGACCTTTCATACTAAACCTGTCACTGAGTCCTCAAGGTGACTTTTTTATGGTCACCTGAGAAGGTCACCTCTTGTCTTAGAGCAGGGAGGGGTAGTGGCTTGTGGGCTGTCACAGAGCAGGCCTGCACTCCAGCCTGGGGTCACACCCTGGCCTGCTGGACACCCCAGTCACCGGCACTCTGGCTCCTTGATTCTCCCGACACACGCCTCACCTCTCTTCCCCATTCTGGCAGCCTTTCCTCCTAGTcactattgagcacctactggatGCCCAGCAGTTGACAAGACAGCCATGGGCCCTGCCAAGTctagggggagggaaggggcagacaAGCAGAAACTAGTCATTTACACTCAGGGACTTCTGCCCTAAGACCAGAGCTGTTCCTAGGAGCTGGGCCCGGGGGAGCCGAGAGGAGCATTGGGAGGGTCtgttggaagagaagaggaagggattCTTGGAAGTGGGGAAGGTGTCACATTGAGCCTTGACTTCTCTGACAGGGGCTGCCTGCTTCTGGGAGggcttcccctcctccaggatTCTGTGGAGGGAGTGGCTAGGGGGTACCCACCGGTCTACCAGCCTCGGGGATCTGCAGAAACAGGCCCTCTATTGTTTTGCCTCCAGTTGGAGTGTGAGGGGCAGTGAGTGGCAGCCGCTGTGTTTCAGGCGCTCTGAGGGCCTGCAGCTGCTGCCCTGTCCCCTGGGGCTGCCTGGCTGCCATAGCAGCTTCCCCAGGCCAGATTGGCCCCAGCTGCCTAGCCCCTAATTAGGCAGAGATGAGATCTGCTCCCTGATCTATTTCCCACCAGCTAATTATACACACGTGGGCTTGGGAGACTGGCAACCTGGCTGGTCACTTCTGTCATGAAGGTGTGATGGGCTCCCTGGGAAATGTACCCATCCCTACCTGCCGGACCTCAGTTTATCCTTTTGGCAGAGGATGGGATATAGCAAGGGGCATTGTTCGTGTCCCTGATGAAATGGTTCTGGCTTTGTTAATGAGTTGCTGAAGGGGACCAGGGGGAGGAGACCCCCATCCTGCCTGACATCCTGTGTCCAGCGGGAGTATGCAGGTCCATCCAGGCCCAAGACAGAAGCCccatccagtttttttttttaatttaatattatttttcagataatatattcatatatttctcCCAAAATtctattaagaaaaatttcaaacttaaaagttgaaagaattataTAGTGAACACTTATGTATCACCTACTAGATGcacaattgttaatattttgctgtatttCCTCTATCAgacatctatccatctatccatccattaaAACAACTTGGTTTTTTTTGAAGCTTTTCAAAGTAGGCTGCAAACATCAGTACACTTCCCCTTAAAGGCACTTCAGCATGCATATCATTAGCTAGAGTTCTGTATTTGTTTATGGTTATTCTTGGGAGTGggaggtaaaatttatatacagtgaaatgcatAGATCTTAAAGGTACCATTTGCTGAGTTTAGACAAGTACATACTGTACCCCAAACCCTAGTCAGGATATAGAGCCATGAAAAGTTCCCTCACGTTCCTTCCCTGTCAGTTCCTGTCCCCAACTCATGGATGGATCTATATAAATTAAACACTACTAATAAAAACATCCCCTTGCCCTGTActtcccactcccagccctgctccccaaaGCAACCACAGTCaactttttaaactatttcttcTGGTACTTTACTCCGTATTTCTAAGTAACATGTTTTTTCCTGctattttcttgattattttaggCAAATATTTACTTTCAGATCTGATGTCCCCACAGCGTGGCTTCTGCAgcctgactgcctgggtttgaattccagcccTTCTCCTTACTGGccagatgaccttgggcaagtgacttaaccaccttatgcctcagtttcctcatctgtaaaatgagagtaataagAATATTGAAGTTACTGGACTGTTACGAGGATTCAACATGTGAAGTGCCTAGAATAAGGCACATCACCCAGTAAGTGGTCAAAACTCTTTCTTTTTGTAGTTATTATTATcaaggaagacaatttttctcaccctcctttcctttcaaaatctacatttatcacaatttttcattaaatgattaattaatgttatttatattGTGACCATATAAATATTGTTTCTTGCCAAGATGTGTATTACAGTTACATTTCCCTTTTTGTGCAACTCTGTTCTTCCTGGAGTTACTACCTGCtttgcttttcatttgcttagtttCCTCTTTACTCATCCTTAATTCTCTGACATCCTCAATTTCCCCATAGTTACGCATAGAAGATACTTTATTGGTTCCAATTTTCTTCCTGAAACccttcatgtgctttttaacaaTCTCGCCCCCCCTTTCAAAAACAACAATggaaccaatttaaaaaatagaatctcAAACACAAGTACAATTTGTAAGATAAGCATTTGTGAGCATCCACTCTCTGTCCCTGCTCACATGGGTCTCTAAGAGGAATAAAAACTGAGGCTGCGACCCCACTGCCAGGCCTCTCCATTTACCCACAGGAACCCCTCAGCACTGTCTGCTCACAGCTGCCAACCTCTGGCTTGTCCTGTGCCCTTCgctttattcatctattcattcagcaaaagTCTACTGGGTCCTTCTTCACCCCTGGAACTGTACTGGGCAGTGCCAGCAACATAGAGCTTGGGCAGTGTCAACCCATCTGTTCCCAGATTGGCATTTACATTGACATTACATTACACTGACAGTCAGGAGAGTGGTCTGAATAGAGGTGTATGTGGGGTTGGGTgatggctctgtgtgtgtgtttgtgtgtgtgtgtgtgtgtttgtgagacCTGTAGGGGCTAGTGAGTGTTGGTATGGGTGCCAACAGATTTTATATGAAAAGTCATCTGTGTGCATTTATGCGCATATGCTTATGTGCATAGATGTTGTCTGCACAGTGTGTGTTCACCAGGTATATGTATCAGATAGCCCTTGCTGTGTAACAGGCCACCCTATACccagtggcctaaaacaacaaaTTATTAGTTTACGATTCTATGAATTGGCAATCTGGTCTGGgatcagctgggcagttctggtCTTACTTAGGCTCACTGATGTAGCTGCAGTCAGCTGGGGCTTGGTGGTCTTGGAGggcctcactcacatgtctggcagtTGGCAGGGTGCTGGGGTGCTTCAGTTCACCTCCAAGAGGCTAGCACGGGATCATTCACATGGTGATCTTGAGGTTTCGTGTTCAGCTCCAATGCACGAGTGCTTTTTAAAGCCTCTTCTTGAGTTATGATTACTAATGTTCCATCGGCCAAAGCGACATGGTCAAGTCAGATTCAAGGGGTAGAGAAATAGACTCCATTTCTTAGTCATATTGCAAAGGGCATGAGTACAGGCATGGAGGAATTTTTGCAGCTGGTTTTCAATTTATCACAGCCTATGTGTGCTGGGTAAAGTACCAGGGGAAGTTCCCACCTTTGGAATcagaaaaatctggattttttgtTGCCACCACTTGTTGTCTGATCTTCGTCAAGTTGCCTCGCCTCTCTGAGCTCTGTAAACTGGATAAAACTGAATGACGTGAGATGGTCTTTGTAAGTGCTTAttctattcatttgttcattcatgcaACACATAATAATTAGGGCCTACTACATGCCAAACCCTTGGCACGCCCTGCGGAGGTTGCAGTGAACAAAATGAACCAAAACACTTGCCCTTGGGAGGCTTAGTCTAGGTTGCGGACAGACACCAATTGATCATCCCAATAATTTTATAATCACTAAGATTAGGTCCTGAAGGAAGGAGAGGTTGCTGACCTGACCAGGGAGGTCTCGGAAACCTGAGATATCTGAGCTGAGATGTGAAGGATAGGTAGGAGTTAACCAGGAGAAGAGAGGGTAGGAGTGGAAAAGGATTCCAGATTGAAGgaccagcatgtgcaaaggccctgtggtgggaggaGTAGATTATTGGAACAGAGAGAGTAGAGTAGTTGAGGCTGAACTTGGAGCATAAGGGCCTGACTGTCTGAGGCTATCAGAGCCTTTGAACAATGTGAGGGTCTATCTTGCCAGGCAgcctgaaaaaaaaccccaaaggtcTAACAGTGTTCTGCAAGGCCCTCATGACCAGGATTCCTGTtactcctcccccttcccctttacCTACTCTGATACAGCCTGCTGCTTCCCTGATGTTCCAGAAACACACTAGACACatttctacctcagggcctttgtacttacTATTTCCACCGCCAGCATCTATCCTACCCCAGGTATCCACATGACTCACgccctcacttcattcaggtctctgcccacatgtcacctcctcagagaggccttctctgacccaCCCACTCACTGCCCTCCGCAGCTAAACCATCAGCACCCAACAGCCACTAGTTCCCTaccctggtttatttttcttgctggaaaaatactccctccccccaccacccaccgACACTTACAGTAAACAAAGGCCACATTATatctcttgtgtgtgtgtctctcacTAGAATGTAGCTCCAGGAGGCATGGGCTCTAC
The sequence above is drawn from the Balaenoptera musculus isolate JJ_BM4_2016_0621 chromosome 15, mBalMus1.pri.v3, whole genome shotgun sequence genome and encodes:
- the FAM110A gene encoding protein FAM110A, producing the protein MPVDTLTPGTQDTPALPFRLQTKVPGYLLQRPADCGARKPSAVERLEADKAKYVKSLHVASTRQEPVQPLLCKQPLFSAGTRRTVLTPSRRVLPGPGRRPQLDLDILSSLINLCDSPVSPAEASRTPGRSEGARQAPPATPRRPPPSIAAVRRVDVLPLPASPAQPCPSPGTAATSSPARPPGLQRSKSDLSERFSRAAADLERFFNFCGLDQEEARGLGVAHLARANSDIVSLAGPSAGPASSEGGCSRRSSATIEELARERVPYGVSVIERNARVIKWLYGLRQARETPAAEG